The Nitrospinota bacterium genome segment TGTGAATGACGACGTTGCCGATTATAGAACACTTCTATGTATTCAAAAATCGCCGTCTTCGCCTCCTGGCGAGTTGCGTAAAGTTTTCCGTGAATCAACTCCACCTTCAAGCTGTGGAAAAAACTTTCCGCTACAGCATTGTCCCAACAGTTCCCCTTCCGACTCATACTACATGGTGTTGAGAAACCTGGGCTTGAGGGGTTAAAAGGTGTGGATGACAGGTGTCATGAATAGTCCAAGACAACTTTTTCCATTCACTCTATTTGCCTTTGAAAGTTCAAAAATACCGGTTGGCATTCCCCTTGTATTTCCTGACAAGGATATGATTAAATCATTTATGTTTTCCTGAAAATTGTTGTGGGGTGGCAGGTTTACTTCAGGCAACCGGATCTCGAAAGAGAGACAGGGGGCACTCACTTTAAGGAGGAGAAATGAAATCAGTTAAGATGTGGGGTTCGCCAGGTTATCGATTTGCAGTTTCAATATTATTTTTCGCTTTAGCTCTGCAAGTGGGAATTTCTTCCGTGTTTGCCAATGACATGGTGAGAAGGGCTCAGGAAACTTTAGCTGAAAAAGGTTTTGACCCGGGGCCAGTAGATGGTATCTGGGGGGCAAAAACTAAAAGTGGAGTCATGAAATTTCAAGAAAGCGAAGGGCTTTTAGCTTCGGGGCAATTGGATAAGCAGACGAAA includes the following:
- a CDS encoding peptidoglycan-binding domain-containing protein; this encodes MKSVKMWGSPGYRFAVSILFFALALQVGISSVFANDMVRRAQETLAEKGFDPGPVDGIWGAKTKSGVMKFQESEGLLASGQLDKQTKNRLFSSVSESAPAETHSSAPTSSGVYKGNTGVDVPDSEIVWGRHKK